The stretch of DNA AGACCCTGAGCTATTCAAAATTGTCACCAAGCACATGGTACATGGTCCATGTGGCCAGCTAAACCCCGGTTCACCCTGCATGAAAGATGGCACATGTACCAAGAAGTACCCTAAGGCTCTCATTAAAAACACAGTTACTGGTATAAATGGGTATCCATTGTATCGTCTTCGTTCCGCTGATGATGGAGGTTTCACCAAACAACACACATTGCGAGCTGTTGGAGAGGCCTATGACATCACTTCGGACAATAGATGGATAGTGCCTTACTGCCCTTTGCTGTCCAAAGTATTCAATGCACACATCGATGTCGAATTTTGCAACTCAGTGAAGTCTATCaaatacatttgcaaatatGTCAATAAGGATAGTGATCAAGCAGTGTTCGGCTTGGAAAGAGATGGAGCACAGGCTGATGAAGTAGCTCGCTATGAGAGTGGAAGGTACATCAGTGCAAATGAAGCAATGTGGCGCATCTTCAGTCTTCTCATTCATGCACGACACCCGACTGTCCAGCATCTGAGTGTCCATCTTGAGAATGGCCAGAGAGTGTATTTCACTGAAGTAAATTTTCAGCAACAACTTCAAGAACCTCGTGACACTACCCTTACAGccttttcaaactttttacaCTTGATGATTTTGCTAGGACGCTTATCTACTGCCAATTGCCAGCCTATTACACCTTTGACGCATCCACAAAATGCTGGAAGAAATGAGTTAATGGAGCTGTTGTGCTTGATCATCCTGGCATATATCAAACTGATGCCCTAGCATGGGTATACACTGTTCACCCCAACAATCGTGAATGTTTCTTTCTTCAAATCATGCTGCATCACATGGTTGGCCTAATGTCCTTTCAGCATTTAAGAACTGTTGAAGGTCATGTCTGTGCCACTTTCCATGAAGCATGCAGGCGTTTGGGGCTATTGGAAGATGATGCACAGTGGAGGGAGGCCTTGGAAGAAGCTGCAACTATACGGTCACCTTCCCAACTGCGCAAGTTGTTTGCTATTATGTTGAGCACCTGCCAGCTTTCTCACCCTCTTCAGCTGTGGCAAGAGTTTAAGGAACATTTGGCTGAAGACATCCTGTTTCATGAGCGACAACCGCTTCAGGATCAACAACTGCAGTTCACAGATAGAATGTTTAATATTGCTCTTACATTTATTGAGGACCAAGTGCTCGAGGTCACAAACAACAACCTCTCAGTTTATGGACTTCCCAGGCCTGTTAGAGTGGagcaacctgttgtttgcagggaAATATTACGCGAAACAGCATATGACCATGAAGAGCTTTGTCGCCATGTTGAAACCAATGAACTGCTGCTGCTGGAAGAGCAAAAAGCTGCATATAACACAGTTTTTGAGAAAATTTAACAAAACAGTGGCGGTATGGTGTTTCTTCACGCACCAGGTTGGACCGGCAAAACCTTTGTCACTAATCTTATATTGGCAAAAGTACGAGAGTCTGGAAAAATTGCTTTGGCTGTAGCTTCATCTGGCATTGCAGCTACCTTATTCCCTAAAGGCCGCACTGTGCATTCAGCACTGAAACTGCCTCTTAATTTAGCCAGAACTGAGAATCCTGTGTGCAATATCAAAAAGAACAGCGGAACTGCCCAACTTCTGCAACGATGCGTTCTTATTGTGTGGGATGAGTGCACAATGTCGCACAAGCTCGTATTTGAAGCTCTAAACCTTACCCTAAAGAACTTGCGTGAAAATAATAGACTTTTCGGTGGCTAACTCTTTTATTTTCTGGAGATTTGCGCCAAACATTGCCTGTCATACAAAGAGGTACACCCGCTGATGAGATAAATGCATGTATCAAATCATCATTTTTGTGGCCGTCTGTTGTGCAGCTGAATTTGACACCAAACATGCGTGCCGCTATTCTTGGTGACGAAAGAAGTGCACATTTCGCTGTTGGACTGCTGCATATTGGTGAAGGGCGTTTGCCAGTCAGTGCTGAGGATGGTTTGGTGTCACTTGATGGCTACGGCACTTTTGTGGATTCAACCGAGGAACTTCAGAAGAACGTTTACCCTAATCTGCGACAGAGGTTCCAAGATGTTGATCGGTTATTTTAGCGAGCTATTCTTTGCCCCTGGAATGATGCAGCTGCTGCCATAAACTCACAGCTTTTAGCCCAACTACCTGGAAATTCAAAACCTTCACTTCTGTTGATACGCCGTTGACTGATGACGTTGCTGTAGAATATCCTGTGGAACTTTTAAATTCACTGGACTTGCCCAGACTTCCTGCTCATAAATTGCAGCTTAATATTGGAGCACCGATCATGCTTCTTCGCAACCTCAATCCTCCAGAGTTATGTAATGGCACTCAGCTAATTGTTACGCAAATGTTTTCGCACGTAATTCAGGCCAAAATCATTTCAGCATCTGGTAAAGGCGAATACGTTTTTATTCCAAGGATCCCAGTTATTCCAATCGATCTaccatttgaatttaaaaggaTTCAGTTCCCCATCAGAGTCTGCTTTGCTATGACTATCAACAAGTCGCAAGGTCAGTCCCTCAAGttagctggtatcgacttactgtctcCTTGCTTTAGCCATGGCCAGCTGTATGTTGCCTGCTCaagagtaggcacaagccgaaaactgtatGTTcttacacccgacagaaaaacaaaaaatgttgtctctccacaagtgttgcgttgattAACATtgtcttattgttatgtcatgcttgcattaaattaacattatgttattattgtgtcatgctatgttcttcatgtacTGCTATACCTACCTATTattcacatgcagcattttctagcatatttttcagtatatatatatatatatatatatatatattttcatgcatttgttttccttattgtgtctcataaaaaggctatcatgttggcattatgttttattattgtaagttactaatgctgtatctgccttgacatcgtACTGTCTGtcctgttatacatgtaaattttactgataaattttattaacacaaccacattattgcagcactgtttgtatatacatgtcaagacacaggctatagacgaagaactggcgAGCCATGGTTAGTGTTAGAAGTCTGCATTCGATGTAGAACTgtaaaagtcatgtatagtgcatgtagatgtctccattcaataaatgctggcaatagctcagcagtgcaatagcaaaatgttttgtagaatttcttaaagCATGcacaatttttcaatactgccagtttgaacaatttcagtttgcctagcaatgtcaatttcattatcagttctgtgtacaaaattaggacaactccgatttgagtggttcgagactgatgcattgtagactagctgtggaacacattgcatatttccattggtctctccaacattattgacatgtacgtctgcatatgtgtatgcagtctgatcagcacaaaaatttcagtagtttgcgtatttggagttgttttacagtatgaaagacaactctcaacaaaactattgctttatgtaaatctgttcccgaacacgggtaatgcagctagtctaatATAAAACACTGAACAATTCTGAAAACATCATAGTCTATAAGAATTGAGTTGGAATTGCCCCCTTGGACTGCCCACCTTCACATTGCTTCTAAAATGCTCTGTGCTGTACCGGTAGGCTGATTGTGCCATTTGGCATATTTTGCAAAGTATACCAATAAACATTTCTGATTAGCAATGATTTTACTGTCTTTGGTG from Watersipora subatra chromosome 2, tzWatSuba1.1, whole genome shotgun sequence encodes:
- the LOC137388018 gene encoding uncharacterized protein; protein product: MVILPSSFTGGPRYMHERTQDAMTYVRNYGRPDLFITFTCNSKWDEISNELLPEIPNRVEDPELFKIVTKHMVHGPCGQLNPGSPCMKDGTCTKKYPKALIKNTVTGINGYPLYRLRSADDGGFTKQHTLRAVGEAYDITSDNRWIVPYCPLLSKVFNAHIDVEFCNSVKSIKYICKYVNKDSDQAVFGLERDGAQADEVARYESGRYISANEAMWRIFSLLIHARHPTVQHLSVHLENGQRVYFTEHLRTVEGHVCATFHEACRRLGLLEDDAQWREALEEAATIRSPSQLRKLFAIMLSTCQLSHPLQLWQEFKEHLAEDILFHERQPLQDQQLQFTDRMFNIALTFIEDQVLEVTNNNLSVYGLPRPVRVEQPVVCREILRETAYDHEELCRHVETNELLLLEEQKAAYNTVFEKI